A stretch of DNA from Gymnodinialimonas sp. 57CJ19:
CTGGTGCCGGGGATTTCGGCGTCACAGATCGAGGCCGTGGTGGCGGGATGTCTGGCCCGCGGGGTAGAACTGAAGTGGTTTGGCGCGCCAGAGCCGGTGGCGTTCACATCAAGGTACGACAGTTGGCGCTATGCACCCGCGCAATCTTTACCCGAAACGGACCGGATCTTGGCGGGGCTGTTGGACATGCGTTTGCCGCTGACCTTCTCGGTTGAAGATGCTGCGGTGATTGCAGAGATCATACGGGACGAAGTGCTGACGGCCCGCGCCGACTGAGCCAAGCCATAGACCCACAAAAAAGCCCGCGTCTTTCGATGCGGGCTTTGTCGTAAGTGATGTGGGTGGGCTTAGAAGTGCAGCGCGACCCCAAGGCCAACAGCGTTAGCGTCGATCTGGGCATCACCCGCAACACCGGGCAGGGTTCCTGCCTCGGGGTTCATGTGGGTGGATGTGTAATCAAGGCGCACGGAAACCTGTTCGTTCAACAGCATCTCAACGCCAATCCCGTAAACAAGACCATCTGCGGAACCGTCGGTCGAAAGCGTGCCGGAGGCGCCGTAATTCACCATCTGGTATCCGAGCGAGCCATAAACCAGAGCGTTGCCAACAGCGTAGCCACCTCGCACCCGTGCATTCAACACGTTTTCGAACTCAAAGTCGGGGTTGCCGAGAGCTGTCTGAAAAGACGCAGGACCGCTCAATCCTACCTCTGCACCGACCACGAAGTTGTCGCCAACGGCGTAGTTATAACCGCCATATGCGCCAAATCCTGTGCCCTCTTGCAGCGGAACCATCGAGGTGGAGTTATCAAACTCGGGCGAGATGATGTTGGTCGCGAAACCTGCATAGAAACCAGTCCATTGGCTGGCGTCTTGCGCGGCGGCGCCGGACGCGGAAAACGCGGTGGCGAGGGCGATGGCTGACAATGTGAAGCGCATGGCGTGTCCTTTTACGACCTTCAATCGGTGGCGGTGCTCGATTCCACCGGTTTCTTTTATATAACGGCAAGCCCTCTGCCTGAAAAGGGAGGCCACCAGCCCCATCCGTCCAATTCGGCGCATATGTGGCACATTCATCCCAGTGTGCCCGCCACAGGTTGAGACATCGTTAACGCAGCGTCCTTAAACGAGGCGCGAGTTGTCCTTTGCGGCGCGCACGAAGTCGCGGAAAAGCGGGTGAGGGGCGAAGGGTTTGGACTTCAGTTCCGGGTGGAACTGCACGCCAATATACCAAGGATGATCCTTCACTTCGACGATCTCGGGCAGGGCGCCGTCAGGGGACATGCCAGAAAAAATCATGCCCTTTTCCTCCAGCGCTTCGCGGTATTTTGTATCCACCTCATAGCGGTGGCGGTGGCGCTCTTCGATCGCCGTTGTCCCATAAGCCTCGGCTACGCGGGAACCTTCGGTCAGCACCGCATCATAGGCGCCAAGGCGCATGGTGCCGCCCTTGTCATCGCCCACCTTGCGTTCAACCTTGTGGTTGCCCTGCACCCATTCCTTCAGGTGGTAAACCACTGGCGTGAAACGCTTCTTTCCGGCCTCATGGTCGAATTCTTCCGAGCCGGCATCGCCCATGTTCGCCAGGTTGCGAGCGGCCTCGATCACCGCCATTTGCATGCCAAGGCAAATCCCAAGGTAGGGAATTTTCCGGGTGCGGGCGAATTCTGCGGCCTTGATCTTACCCTCAGTTCCGCGCTCTCCGAAGCCGCCGGGAACGAGTATTGCGTGGAAGCCATCGAGATGCGGCGCGACGTCCTCGCGCTCAAAAATCTCGGCATCGACCCATTCAACCCGAACCTTCACCCGGTTCGCCATGCCGCCGTGGGTCAGCGCTTCGGCGATGGATTTATAGGCGTCTTCCAACTGCGTGTATTTACCGACAATTGCGACCTTAACTTCACCTTCAGGATTGTTAATCCGGTCGGCCACGTCTTCCCACGTGCTGAGGTCTGGTTTGGGGGCGGGGCTAATGCCGAACGCGTCCAGAACGGCCTGATCCAGCCCCTCGCGGTGGTAGGCAAGTGGCGCGGTGTAGATGGACGACAGGTCCTGCGCGGCGATCACGGAATCAGGGCGGACGTTACAGAACAGCGCCAGCTTTTCACGCTCTTTTTCGGGGATCGGCCCCTCGGACCGGCACACCAGAATGTCCGGTGCGAGCCCGATAGAGCGCAATTCCTTGACGGAGTGCTGCGTCGGCTTCGTCTTCAACTCACCCGATGCCTTGATGAACGGCAGCAGCGTCAGGTGCATGAAAATACACTGGCCGCGCGCCTTGTCCTGGCTGAACTGGCGGATCGCCTCAAAGAAAGGCAGCCCTTCAATATCGCCGACTGTGCCGCCGATTTCGCAGAGCATGAAATCAACGTCGTCTTCGCCAATGGAGATGAAGTCTTTGATTTCATTGGTTACGTGGGGGATCACCTGAATCGTCTTGCCCAGATAATCGCCGCGCCGCTCTTTTTCGAGAACGTTGGTGTAGATTCGCCCGGACGAGATCGAATCCGTCTTGCTGGCCGGCACGCCGGTAAAGCGTTCGTAGTGGCCCAGGTCGAGGTCCGTTTCCGCGCCATCGTCTGTCACAAAGACTTCGCCATGCTCGAACGGCGACATCGTGCCCGGGTCCACGTTCAGGTAGGGGTCCAGCTTGCGCAACCGCACCGAGAAGCCGCGCGCCTGCAACAAGGCACCCAAAGCCGCCGAAGCCAATCCCTTGCCAAGCGAAGAGACCACACCCCCGGTGATGAAAATAAATCGCGCCATGCCTGTTTAGTCCCCCGTGCGGATGGCGCGGCCATGTTGCCTGCCCATCAAAGTTATTGTCACGGGATTTGAGAGTACCCGGATTCGGGTCGCGCGCACAAGCACGGACCCACGTTGCGACGCAATATCATGTGGAAAACCCCAATCCCCACGCGAAATCGAGTGGGGAGGAGGGGAGAGAGTTTACTCGGATACGGGCGGAAGGGCCGGGCCGTCCGTGCCAACGGGTGGCAGCATCGACTCGATCGGCGGCAATGCGCTGTCTGCGTCGCCTTCGACCGGGGGCAAACCGCCCAAACCGTCAAGCACCGACGATGTCGAGGAATTCTGCGCCGCGATAATCGTCAGGGTGATGGACGTCACCAGAAACGCGATGGCGAAGAACCATGTCAACTTGCCCAATGCGGTCGCCGCTTGGCGACCTGTCATAACGCCGCCGCCACCGCCGCCGCCGCCCATACCAAGGCCACCGCCTTCAGAGCGTTGCAACAACACGACACCGATCAGGCAGATTGCCAAGATCAAGTGAATGACGAGGATGACGTTTTCCATGTTCAGGCCTTATCCCAGCGACCAATTCTCTGGTCCGCGCCTCACATATGAGATGCGACAGGGGGCCGCAAGGGCGTCCCACACAGACAGAGGCATGATTCCTATTTTCTCGTTCACTTCTTAGCGTCCCACATGCAGCCATTCGACGCAATCAAACTCACTTTTCCCGCATATTACTTAACGAATGATGAATGATCTCGGTGATATTGTGTGCGTGAGGCACGGAAAAGGGGCCGCGGGTGCGGAATTAGGTTTCCTCCTCCTGCGCCGCCCGCTATGCCGCTTGCGGGTTTTGCAAACTACCTGAGGGGAAGCACATGGCCAATGTTGTAGTTGTCGGCGCTCAATGGGGTGACGAGGGCAAGGGCAAGATCGTTGACTGGCTCAGCGAACGCGCCGATGTCATCGCGCGGTTCCAGGGGGGGCACAACGCGGGCCATACGCTGGTCATTGACGGCAAGGTTTACAAACTGAACGCGCTGCCCTCGGGCGTCGTGCGCGGTGGCAAGCTTTCGGTGATCGGCAACGGTGTCGTCCTGGATCCTTGGCACCTGGTTAAGGAAATCGAAAGCATTCGCGCCCAAGGTGTGGAGATCACGCCAGAGACGTTGATGATCGCGGAAAACACGCCGCTGATCCTGCCTATTCACGGCGAATTGGACCGGGCGCGCGAAGAGGCGGCTTCTTCTGGCACCAAGATCGGGACAACGGGGCGGGGCATCGGCCCGGCCTATGAAGATAAAGTGGGCCGTCGCTCGGTCCGGGTGGCGGACCTTGCGGACCGTGCCACGCTAGAGGCGCGCGTTGATCGCGCCCTGCAACATCATAACCCGTTGCGTCGGGGGCTTGGCATCGAGGCGATCGACCGTGACGCGCTGATTGAGGCGCTTTCGGAAATCGCGCCGCAGATTTTACAATACGCAGCACCGGTCTGGAAGGTGTTGAACGAAAAGCGGAAATCGGGGAAGCGCATCTTGTTCGAAGGGGCGCAAGGCGCCCTTCTGGACATTGATTTCGGCACCTATCCCTTCGTGACATCCTCTAACGTGATTGCGGGGCAGGCCGCGACGGGCGTGGGACTTGGTCCCAACGCGATCGACTACGTCTTGGGTATCGTGAAGGCCTACACCACCCGTGTAGGCGAAGGCCCATTCCCGACTGAGTTGGACGACGACGACGGTCAGCGTCTGGGCGAGCGGGGCCATGAATTTGGCACCGTCACTGGCCGCAAGCGCCGTTGCGGGTGGTTCGACGCCGCTTTGGTGCGCCAGACCTGCGCCACATCGGGGGTCACGGGGATCTCGTTAACGAAATTGGACGTGCTAGACGGCTTTGAAACCCTGAAAATTTGCGTCGGCTATGAATTGGACGGAGAGCGGTTGGATTACCTGCCCACCGCCGCCGAACAACAGGCCCGTTGCACGCCGATCTACGAGGAAATGCCCGGTTGGTCCGCCAGCACCGAGGGCGCGCGATCTTGGGCGGATTTGCCCGCTGAAGCCATCAAATACGTGCGCCGGGTGGAGGAATTGATCCAATGCCCCGTCGCTCTTTTGTCCACCTCGCCTGAGCGTGAGGATACGATCCTTGTAACCGATCCCTTCGCCGACTGAAGCGATTCGCAAATTAGAGAGGGGTCGTTACGGCGCACCCTCTCGATCAAAGGAGGCCGTTATGGCATTAAGCTACAAGGCACGAAAGCGGTGGTCTCTCTTCATCCTTTTGGTCGGCCTGCCGGTCTACATCGCGGCGGTCTGGTACATTCTAAGCCTTTTGGAAGGCTGGAATATTTGGCTTCAGTTGATCATTTGTCTGGTATTTAGCATGGCGTGGGCCTTCCCGTTGAAGGCGGTGTTCCTGGGGGTCGGCAAGGCGGACCCGGACGCGCCAGAGGAATAAGGGGCACGCCACGGCCCGACGCTCATGAACGCAAAAAAGGGCGCCCGTTTGGAGCGCCCTTTGCCGTGAAGACTTCCGGTGCGGATCAAAGACCGCGGTGCATCCGGTATTGGTTGCCGCCAAGGGCTTCGAGCACTTTGTCCTCGGTCAGCTTATCAACGGCCGCGATGGCTTCCCCGCGAGAGATCGAGCCATCGGTCGCGATCCGGACCAGGCGCAACAATTGCATGCGCTTGAATTCCACCATCCCGGCTTCCTCGGTAAGGTATTCTGCACCCATTTCAATAACTTCTTCGATCTCGGTCGCCGTCGATTCGTCCAGCATTTCAGCGAAGCGTGCGAAGTGATCTACATCATCCTCGGCCGCGGGGGCCGCCGAGGGAGCGGTCGCAACCTCTTCGTCGATCTCACGGGCCAGTTGAGCTTCCAGGGCGGCAATTGGGTCGCTGTCTTCTGCCTCGGCCGCGGGGGCTTCCACGACGTCGACCGCAGCATGCGTCTCAGGGGTGGCTTCAACCGCTGGCTCCAGATCAGGCGTGATTTCTGCAACGTTCGCTTCAACCTCCGGGTTTTCAGCATCAGCGGAGGTTTCTTCTTCCTCAACGGCGACCGGAGCAGGGCGGTTCAGGCCCACGGCGATCTGCCCGGCGCGTTGCGCCAAATTGGCCAGCGATGCGGCCATCTTGCGCGGTGCCGTGCGGGCCTGTTCGATGGCTTCTACGTCGACGTTCTCAGCTTCGATTGTTTCAAACACGGGCGCTTCTACCTCTGCTGTTTCTACTTCGGTGGCTTCCAGTTCTGCGGCCTCCTCGGCGAGGGGGGTATCCAGAACCAAGGGCGCGGCTTCTTCCGCGATTGCGGCGGAAGAGGTCGGACGCAAGGTCGTTGCGGTATCGACCATTTCCGGGGCGACGCGGCGCGGCATGATGGTTGTCGTGTCGCTACCTGCCTGGCCTGCATCGGCGTCCACACGCTGCTCGGACACCAGCACAAGCGGTGTGGGGCGCGAATCTTCGGCGACGCGACGGCGCGTCACGTCTACGCGGACCCGACGGGGGCGCATGACGCGGGCAAGATCGTCGCGGTATTCTGCGGCAGAGTCCTGCTCCCCGGCGTAGTCGGCGGAGGATGCGCCTTCTGCCGCCAGTTGCGTGTCTGCCACGCGGGCAGCAACGGCGGCCTTCAAATGCTCGATATTCGCACGGCGGCGGGTGGTCTCGTCGGTGGTCAGGCGGCCTTCGGTCGCTGTGAACAGACGTTCCATATCGCCTTCGGACTGGGGCACGATAGTATCGTATTCAGGCTCTTCTTCAGCCTGTTCAGCCACTTCGGCGTCACCGGCCGGCCCTGTCGTGTCGTCCAGGTCATCCTCGGCGACATCGGCGGGGCCGTCAGCCAAGGCGGTGTCTTCGTTGTCAGTCTCGGTCTCCGCTTCCGTTGTGGCGACGTCCGAGTTGAACGCGGCCACCAGCGCGGCGACGGCGGTGTGGTCGTCGGTTTCCATCACAGGTTCGGGCGCGGCGTTGTCGCCGCCGGCCGAGATCAGTTCGTCATCGGGTTGGATCGTCACCGGACGGTCGCCGTTTTCCGCCAGAGAGGCGCGGCGAATACGGGCCAGACGCGCGGCAACAGAGGCCCCGTCGAAGGCGTCGTCAGTTTCCGGCTCGTTCGCAAAGATCGAATCGATGTCGTCATCGTCGATGTCATCGACGTCGGCACTCAGGTCGCCAAGGTCGGTTTCCGTTTCGTCATCGTCCTCGAGAGCCATCGCGCCACCACCGGCAGCCAAAGCGGCAGCAACGGCGATCAACGTGTCGGCACCGGCCACACCGTCTTCTTCGGTGCTCTCGGGTTCAAGAATTGTGTCGTCGCCAGCAGGCGGTTCGTCGACATCTGCTGCGTCGGCGTCTGCGTTTGCTTCGGCGTCTGCGGCTTCGTCGGCCTTATCACCGTCGGCGGCCATGAGGGCGGCGACCCCAGCGATGGTGTCTTCGGCCTCGTTCGCTTCGACCGCGGCTGTTTCCGCTTCGTCTTCCGCCTCACCTTCAGGAGCGGCTTCTACGACCTCCTCCTCCGCGGCGGCCGCGTCTTCTATGGCGTCTTGCTCGGCCGCGTCATCTTCAACGGGTTCTTCGGTCAATTCTGTTGCGGCGTCTTCTTCCGTGTCGGCGGCGTCAGCGACCAGAGGCGTGTCTTCCGCTTCCGGCGTAACGCTTTCAATGGCGTCTTCAATGTCCAAGCCAGCGTCCAGACCGGCGCTCGTGAAAGCGGGGGTGTCTTCTGCGGGTGCGCCTTCGGGGCGCATGATCATGCCGGATTCCAGCACGCGCGCCTCAACCCGGCGCTCGATCGCAGCCTCGGTGATGCGGTGCAGGGTGTCGGCGTCCGGCGTGGGGGGCTCGGCCCCGAAATAGCGATCTTCCGCTGCGAGGTCGCGGAAATATTCCGCGATTGCTTTCATCGCCTCGAAAGGGCGGTCAAATCCCTCTAGGGTACAGGAAAACGTGCCGTAGGAGACCGTTAGGATCTTGTTTTCGTCACTCATTGCTCTGCCACTCTGCTCGTCCGGCCCACTTTGTTCGTCAAGATAGACACCGGAATTCAACTTTCTCCGGGTCGACCCCGAAATTATCATCGCCTCAAAAGGTGTAACAAACTGTTTCCAGTAAAAAGCGACGCGAATTTGACCTTTCTGGGGAGATTGCCCCAGATCATGGCGTCATTGTGCCGAGCCTCCAAAGGAGAGCATTTACATGTCATTGAAATATAAAGATTCCGTTGTTCTCGTCGGCGGCGGCGACTTGGCGGCGGATGTGTTCAACCTTGTGCAGGATCGCGCCAAGGTTTTTGTGGCGGCCGATGGTGGCGCGGACGCGCTGCTGGGATTCGGCGTGATTCCCGATGCCGTGATAGGTGATATGGATTCGCTGTCCGAGGCGGGAAGGGCGGCGATACCCGAGGATCGCATTTTTGAAGTGTCCGAACAGGAGAGCACCGATTTCGACAAGGCCCTGCGCCTGTCTGAGGCACCCTTGGTCTATGCGATTGGCTTTACTGGGGGGCGACAGGATCACGAGTTGGCGGCCCTCCACGTCTTGCTACGCTACGCCAATCGCCTTGTGGTGTTGGTCGGAGACGAGGACGTGACGGTGCATCTGCCCGCATGTATCGCCTTGAACTTGCCGGTTGGGATGCGGGTTTCGGTGTTCCCGATGGGGCCAGTCACGGTGGGAATGGCGGGGTTGCGATGGTCGTTTGAAGCGCTGGCGCTGCACCCGATGCACAAAATCGGGACCTCCAATGAAGTGGCAGAGATCGGAGCAGGGGCGCCCGTTGTGCTGACCAGCGACGCACCGGGGGCGTTGCTGATCTTGCCGAAAGAGGCTTTGGACGCGCTGGTGACGGGCATGCGTGAGGCGGATTTGCACTCGCTACAACCGGAAGGGTCCGTTAAGACATGGGCCAACTGCTGCCCTTAAGAAAAGAGACCCGCCCATGACGGCCGAGCTTTCCCCCATTGATAAAGCCAAATACGTGGCCGCGCGTCGCGCGGTTGAATATGTAGAAGACGGAATGCGCGTGGGTCTGGGGACCGGCTCTACCGCTGCATGGATGGTGCGCTGTCTGGGAGAATTGGTGCGCGAAGAGGGCATGATGATCACCGGGGTGGCGACCTCGACCCGGACGGCGGATCTGGCCCGAGAGGTGGGCGTGACGATCAAGACGTTGGATGAGGTGCGCTGGCTGGACCTGACCATTGACGGAACGGATGAGTATGATCCGAACCTCAACCTGATCAAAGGCGGCGGCGGCGCGTTGTTGCACGAGAAGGTCGTGGCGACAGCCAGCGACCAGATGATCGTCATCGCCGACCCCACCAAGCAAGTTGACACACTAGGGGCGTTCCCCCTGCCGGTGGAGATCATCCCGTTCGGGTGGCAGACGACGAAGGCGTTGATCGAGGAAATGCTGTCTAATCTGGACGTATTGGGGCGGTCGGCCTCTTTACGGCTGTCGGGCACGGAGCCGTTCCGCAGCGATGAGGGTAATTTCATCCTCGACCTGCATTTGCGGCGCATTGCGCAGCCGGCGCAGTTGAGCCTTGTTCTCAACCAGATCCCCGGCGTGGTGGAGAATGGGCTGTTCCTTGATATCTGCGACGTGCTGGTGATCGGCAATTCCGACGGCACCGTGGAGGTGCGCGACATCAACAATGGCACGATCGAACATGAGCGTGTGGATGTGATTGATACCGACAATCTGTTCGTCGATATCCGCGACTAGGCGGTTTGCCGCGGGAGCAATGGGGAAGAGCTTTGGTGGCTGTGCCTGTAGCATCGGTCAGATGGGGGGCGCTGCCCCCCTGGCCCCCCGGAGTTGTACGGCCAAGGTGAATGTGGGGTGCCGGGCCTCACGCAGGCGTGCGCGGGTGCGGCGGGCGGGCTACTGGTCTTGGGGCGGGCGGTGTGAAATACCTGCGCGCGACTTGTTTTGCCGAGAGGAACCCGTGCCATGTCCGAATTTGACTACGACCTGTTTGTGATCGGTGGCGGCTCGGGCGGCGTGAGGGCGGCGAGGGTCGCAGCGGCAGGCGGCGCGAAAGTGGCGCTGGCCGAGGAAAGCCGGTTGGGCGGCACCTGTGTCATTCGGGGCTGTGTGCCAAAAAAGCTGATGGTATTTGCATCGAGCTACCGCGAAGGATTTTCCGAGGCACGGGCTTATGGCTGGGACGTTGAAGATGGCGTGTTTCAGTGGCCTGTTTTCCAAGGGCATTTGCATGAGGAATTAACCCGTCTGGAAGGCGTCTACGGCAAATTGTTGGTCAATTCCGGAGTGGAAGTCTTCGACAGCCGTGCGACGGTTTCAGGCGCGCATTCGGTGCGGGTCAGGGGCGAAGAGAAGACGGCCAAGCACATCCTTGTCGCCACCGGAGGGCGGCCTACACGGCCTGACATGCCTAACGCGGATCTCGGCATTGTGTCGGACGACCTGTTTGATCTTGAAGCGCTGCCCGAGCGCCTGTTGGTGATTGGCGGAGGCTACATCGCGTGCGAGTTCGCCTGCATCATGGCGGGTTTGGGCGTGGAGGTGACGCAGTATTATCGGGG
This window harbors:
- a CDS encoding porin family protein, yielding MRFTLSAIALATAFSASGAAAQDASQWTGFYAGFATNIISPEFDNSTSMVPLQEGTGFGAYGGYNYAVGDNFVVGAEVGLSGPASFQTALGNPDFEFENVLNARVRGGYAVGNALVYGSLGYQMVNYGASGTLSTDGSADGLVYGIGVEMLLNEQVSVRLDYTSTHMNPEAGTLPGVAGDAQIDANAVGLGVALHF
- a CDS encoding CTP synthase, with product MARFIFITGGVVSSLGKGLASAALGALLQARGFSVRLRKLDPYLNVDPGTMSPFEHGEVFVTDDGAETDLDLGHYERFTGVPASKTDSISSGRIYTNVLEKERRGDYLGKTIQVIPHVTNEIKDFISIGEDDVDFMLCEIGGTVGDIEGLPFFEAIRQFSQDKARGQCIFMHLTLLPFIKASGELKTKPTQHSVKELRSIGLAPDILVCRSEGPIPEKEREKLALFCNVRPDSVIAAQDLSSIYTAPLAYHREGLDQAVLDAFGISPAPKPDLSTWEDVADRINNPEGEVKVAIVGKYTQLEDAYKSIAEALTHGGMANRVKVRVEWVDAEIFEREDVAPHLDGFHAILVPGGFGERGTEGKIKAAEFARTRKIPYLGICLGMQMAVIEAARNLANMGDAGSEEFDHEAGKKRFTPVVYHLKEWVQGNHKVERKVGDDKGGTMRLGAYDAVLTEGSRVAEAYGTTAIEERHRHRYEVDTKYREALEEKGMIFSGMSPDGALPEIVEVKDHPWYIGVQFHPELKSKPFAPHPLFRDFVRAAKDNSRLV
- the secG gene encoding preprotein translocase subunit SecG, whose translation is MENVILVIHLILAICLIGVVLLQRSEGGGLGMGGGGGGGGVMTGRQAATALGKLTWFFAIAFLVTSITLTIIAAQNSSTSSVLDGLGGLPPVEGDADSALPPIESMLPPVGTDGPALPPVSE
- a CDS encoding adenylosuccinate synthase, producing the protein MANVVVVGAQWGDEGKGKIVDWLSERADVIARFQGGHNAGHTLVIDGKVYKLNALPSGVVRGGKLSVIGNGVVLDPWHLVKEIESIRAQGVEITPETLMIAENTPLILPIHGELDRAREEAASSGTKIGTTGRGIGPAYEDKVGRRSVRVADLADRATLEARVDRALQHHNPLRRGLGIEAIDRDALIEALSEIAPQILQYAAPVWKVLNEKRKSGKRILFEGAQGALLDIDFGTYPFVTSSNVIAGQAATGVGLGPNAIDYVLGIVKAYTTRVGEGPFPTELDDDDGQRLGERGHEFGTVTGRKRRCGWFDAALVRQTCATSGVTGISLTKLDVLDGFETLKICVGYELDGERLDYLPTAAEQQARCTPIYEEMPGWSASTEGARSWADLPAEAIKYVRRVEELIQCPVALLSTSPEREDTILVTDPFAD
- a CDS encoding DUF2842 domain-containing protein — protein: MALSYKARKRWSLFILLVGLPVYIAAVWYILSLLEGWNIWLQLIICLVFSMAWAFPLKAVFLGVGKADPDAPEE
- a CDS encoding thiamine diphosphokinase; translation: MSLKYKDSVVLVGGGDLAADVFNLVQDRAKVFVAADGGADALLGFGVIPDAVIGDMDSLSEAGRAAIPEDRIFEVSEQESTDFDKALRLSEAPLVYAIGFTGGRQDHELAALHVLLRYANRLVVLVGDEDVTVHLPACIALNLPVGMRVSVFPMGPVTVGMAGLRWSFEALALHPMHKIGTSNEVAEIGAGAPVVLTSDAPGALLILPKEALDALVTGMREADLHSLQPEGSVKTWANCCP
- the rpiA gene encoding ribose-5-phosphate isomerase RpiA — its product is MTAELSPIDKAKYVAARRAVEYVEDGMRVGLGTGSTAAWMVRCLGELVREEGMMITGVATSTRTADLAREVGVTIKTLDEVRWLDLTIDGTDEYDPNLNLIKGGGGALLHEKVVATASDQMIVIADPTKQVDTLGAFPLPVEIIPFGWQTTKALIEEMLSNLDVLGRSASLRLSGTEPFRSDEGNFILDLHLRRIAQPAQLSLVLNQIPGVVENGLFLDICDVLVIGNSDGTVEVRDINNGTIEHERVDVIDTDNLFVDIRD